One window of Arthrobacter oryzae genomic DNA carries:
- a CDS encoding stage II sporulation protein M, with translation MDIDAFSAVNGDKWARLYALAYKRRLNGSEADELLRLYQATSAHLSLLRSVAPESGLSASLSATLAQARTRFTGARSNFMDDLARFFVIALPAALYRIRWLTVWSGLAFCLVAGAYALWISTSPDALRALGSDATIKQYVEEDFIDYYSENPAASFAGAVWTNNAWISAQAVALGITGFWVPMILFGNAQALGVAAGVFAAVGKSDVFFSYILPHGLMELTAVFVACAAGLKIFWALVSPGPRTRAQAVAAEGRSLITVALGLVLVLFVSGLVEGFVTPSSLPVWAKISIGAAVLAAFWVYVLVWGRRACRSGASGDLQSADAGYTASAA, from the coding sequence GTGGACATCGATGCGTTCTCCGCGGTCAACGGGGACAAGTGGGCGCGGCTCTACGCGCTGGCGTACAAGCGGCGGCTGAACGGAAGCGAAGCCGATGAACTGCTGCGGCTCTACCAGGCGACGTCCGCGCATCTTTCCCTGCTCCGTTCCGTTGCCCCCGAAAGCGGGCTCTCCGCATCCCTGTCCGCCACGCTGGCCCAGGCCCGTACCCGCTTCACCGGGGCGCGGTCCAACTTTATGGACGACCTCGCCCGGTTCTTCGTCATCGCGCTGCCGGCTGCCTTATACCGGATCCGCTGGCTGACCGTCTGGAGCGGGCTGGCGTTCTGCCTGGTGGCCGGCGCGTACGCTCTGTGGATCTCGACGTCCCCTGATGCGCTCCGGGCCCTGGGCTCGGACGCGACCATCAAGCAGTACGTCGAAGAGGATTTCATCGACTATTACTCGGAAAATCCCGCTGCGTCGTTCGCCGGTGCCGTCTGGACCAACAATGCGTGGATCTCCGCGCAAGCGGTTGCCTTGGGAATCACCGGGTTCTGGGTTCCCATGATCCTCTTTGGTAACGCCCAGGCCCTGGGCGTTGCGGCGGGTGTCTTTGCTGCGGTCGGCAAATCCGATGTCTTCTTCAGCTACATCCTGCCCCACGGTTTGATGGAGCTCACCGCAGTGTTCGTCGCGTGCGCGGCGGGCCTGAAAATCTTCTGGGCGCTGGTGTCACCCGGACCCCGGACCCGGGCGCAGGCGGTGGCGGCGGAAGGCCGCTCGCTGATCACCGTGGCCCTGGGGCTCGTCCTGGTGCTGTTCGTGTCCGGCCTCGTGGAAGGCTTCGTCACGCCCAGCAGTCTTCCGGTGTGGGCCAAGATCAGCATCGGCGCGGCAGTTCTGGCTGCCTTCTGGGTTTATGTCCTGGTGTGGGGCAGGCGCGCGTGCCGCTCCGGGGCCAGCGGCGATCTCCAAAGCGCCGACGCGGGATACACGGCTTCGGCCGCCTGA
- a CDS encoding TIGR01906 family membrane protein has translation MTEKTPNPSNRQDPHLDHADDTDEPAFDWMRPAAAGTATAGTETAATGEPAASAGTAPVPRAGVPAPQAGSRADRKAAEAAVEPAAEPQGRGTHFREPLPTSALQVRPPQDEVERRNAERELANNTKPVLPRVMQVLLAVFYPLILLVLAVRAVTSPLFLWVEYNRPGFPGDGYGFSTDDRMTYGSYAVDYLSNWSGPRYLGELVNRSGDALFQEGEVSHMADVKLVILSAFAGGALLILLSIVAIVYLRRRSPGGVRRGLFAGAIVTLAIILGLGTLAALSWQQFFTEFHRIFFASGTWTFALDDTLIRLFPGQFWVDAGIVIGALVLVASVVTLILTWPTRKRRGLAGGAAATGEVNNADKSGDKSADTNDDKTAARNAEARDRRAGTAGVPA, from the coding sequence GTGACTGAGAAGACGCCCAACCCGTCGAACCGGCAGGATCCCCACCTGGATCACGCTGACGACACCGACGAACCCGCGTTTGACTGGATGAGGCCCGCCGCTGCGGGAACAGCTACTGCGGGAACGGAAACAGCCGCGACGGGAGAGCCGGCAGCGTCCGCCGGCACCGCGCCAGTGCCCCGGGCCGGCGTCCCTGCGCCCCAGGCCGGGAGCCGGGCCGACCGCAAGGCCGCGGAGGCCGCCGTCGAGCCTGCTGCCGAACCGCAGGGGAGGGGGACGCATTTCCGGGAACCCCTGCCCACCTCCGCCCTCCAGGTGCGTCCGCCGCAGGACGAAGTGGAGCGCCGGAACGCCGAACGGGAGCTGGCGAACAATACCAAGCCCGTCCTGCCCCGCGTGATGCAGGTCCTTCTGGCCGTCTTCTACCCCCTGATCCTCCTGGTTCTCGCCGTCCGGGCCGTCACCAGTCCGTTGTTCCTCTGGGTGGAATACAACCGTCCGGGCTTTCCCGGCGACGGCTACGGCTTCAGCACGGATGACCGCATGACGTACGGGTCCTACGCGGTGGACTACCTCAGCAACTGGTCCGGCCCCCGGTATCTGGGCGAACTTGTGAACCGCAGCGGCGATGCCTTGTTCCAGGAGGGCGAAGTCAGCCATATGGCCGACGTCAAACTGGTCATTCTGTCCGCTTTCGCCGGCGGCGCCCTGCTGATCCTGCTGAGCATTGTCGCCATCGTCTACCTGCGCCGCCGCAGCCCCGGCGGAGTGCGCCGCGGCCTGTTCGCCGGCGCGATCGTCACCCTGGCGATCATTCTGGGGCTGGGCACGCTGGCCGCCCTGAGCTGGCAGCAGTTCTTCACTGAGTTCCACCGGATCTTCTTCGCCAGCGGGACCTGGACCTTTGCCCTGGATGACACCCTCATCCGGCTTTTCCCGGGACAGTTCTGGGTTGACGCCGGAATCGTCATCGGGGCCCTGGTGCTGGTTGCGTCCGTTGTGACCCTGATCCTCACCTGGCCCACCAGGAAGCGCCGCGGGCTGGCCGGGGGCGCAGCCGCCACAGGCGAGGTCAACAATGCTGACAAGAGCGGGGATAAGTCCGCAGACACGAACGATGACAAGACCGCCGCCAGGAACGCGGAGGCCCGGGACCGCCGCGCAGGGACCGCGGGCGTACCTGCTTAG
- a CDS encoding AMP-dependent synthetase/ligase, translating into MREASTELLVELDQDSNVTDLLLAQHAKDPSHAIYARKGPNGWVDVSVQQFMDKVVALAKGLIAGGLAPGDTVAVMSGTRYEWTLVDFAIWFAGGVTVPVYETSSASQVEWILHDSGARRVFVEDHAKAELVAGVLAHSELLGDAVVTVVRMDDDGGAPNLASLAAAGAGVTDAELERHRSAAGLADVASLVYTSGTTGKPKGCEITHGNFALVATNIVGFLPEILRQENARTLMFLPLAHVLARAVQVVCLSAGATLGHTSSAAQLLEDLATFKPTFLLVVPRIFEKVYAGAGHKAALAGKERLFAAASAVAIDYSKALDAEARGQGNGPGIVLRAKHAVFDRLLYPKLRQAFGGQVKYTVSGASPLSSNDAHFFRGAGIPVLEGYGLTETTAPCTANTPSRTKVGTVGIPVPGTTIRVADDGEILVRGIGVFKGYHANEAANAEAFVDGFFRTGDLGSLDEDGFLTITGRKKDLLVTAGGKNVAPGPLEEKIREHQLVAQAVVVGDGRPFISALVNLDPEGLENWCSAQRIPVMGVAEATSDARVREAVQGAVDQANLLVSKAESIRSFVLLDADFTVESGHLTPSLKLKRAAVVRDYEAHINGLYR; encoded by the coding sequence GTGAGAGAAGCAAGCACTGAACTGCTCGTGGAGCTGGATCAGGACAGCAACGTGACCGACCTGCTGCTCGCACAGCACGCCAAGGACCCGTCCCATGCCATCTATGCCCGCAAGGGACCCAACGGCTGGGTTGATGTCTCCGTCCAGCAGTTCATGGACAAAGTCGTGGCACTGGCCAAGGGGCTGATCGCCGGAGGCCTCGCTCCGGGCGACACCGTTGCTGTGATGTCCGGTACCCGGTACGAGTGGACCCTGGTGGACTTCGCCATCTGGTTCGCCGGCGGCGTGACCGTCCCGGTCTATGAAACCTCATCGGCGAGCCAGGTCGAATGGATCCTGCATGACTCCGGCGCCCGCAGGGTGTTCGTAGAGGACCACGCGAAGGCTGAACTTGTGGCCGGTGTCCTCGCCCACTCCGAGCTGCTCGGCGACGCCGTGGTCACCGTTGTGCGGATGGACGACGACGGCGGGGCACCCAACCTGGCAAGCCTCGCCGCCGCCGGCGCCGGAGTCACCGACGCGGAGCTGGAGCGGCACCGCAGCGCGGCGGGCCTTGCCGACGTCGCATCGCTGGTCTACACCTCCGGAACCACGGGAAAGCCCAAGGGCTGCGAGATAACCCACGGCAACTTTGCCCTCGTTGCCACCAACATCGTGGGGTTCCTTCCCGAGATCCTGCGGCAGGAGAACGCCCGGACCCTGATGTTCCTGCCCCTGGCCCACGTGCTTGCCCGAGCCGTCCAGGTGGTGTGCCTCAGCGCCGGGGCAACCCTGGGCCACACGTCCAGCGCCGCCCAGCTGCTGGAGGACCTGGCGACGTTCAAGCCCACCTTCCTGCTGGTGGTGCCCAGGATCTTCGAGAAGGTCTATGCGGGTGCCGGCCACAAGGCCGCCCTGGCCGGAAAGGAGAGGCTCTTCGCTGCCGCTTCCGCCGTGGCGATCGACTACTCCAAGGCGCTTGACGCTGAGGCCCGCGGACAAGGCAACGGACCCGGAATAGTGCTCCGCGCCAAGCACGCCGTCTTCGACCGGCTGCTCTATCCCAAACTCCGGCAGGCCTTCGGCGGACAGGTCAAGTACACGGTCTCCGGCGCCAGCCCGCTCAGCTCCAACGACGCGCACTTCTTCCGAGGCGCCGGTATTCCTGTCCTGGAAGGCTACGGCCTCACGGAGACCACTGCACCGTGTACGGCCAACACCCCGTCGCGGACCAAAGTGGGAACTGTGGGAATTCCCGTGCCCGGTACCACCATCCGGGTGGCTGACGACGGCGAGATCCTGGTCAGGGGCATCGGTGTCTTCAAGGGCTACCACGCCAACGAGGCCGCCAACGCGGAAGCGTTCGTGGACGGATTCTTCCGCACCGGAGACCTCGGGTCGCTGGACGAAGACGGCTTCCTGACCATCACCGGCCGGAAGAAGGACCTCCTCGTCACCGCCGGCGGCAAGAACGTGGCCCCCGGCCCGCTCGAGGAAAAGATCCGGGAGCATCAGCTCGTGGCCCAGGCAGTGGTGGTGGGCGACGGCCGGCCCTTCATCTCCGCGCTGGTCAACCTCGACCCGGAGGGCCTGGAGAACTGGTGCTCGGCCCAGCGGATTCCGGTCATGGGCGTTGCAGAAGCAACATCCGATGCCCGGGTCCGGGAGGCCGTCCAAGGCGCGGTCGACCAGGCCAACCTGCTGGTGTCGAAAGCCGAATCGATCCGCAGCTTCGTCCTGCTGGATGCCGATTTCACCGTTGAGTCAGGTCACCTGACGCCGTCACTGAAACTCAAGCGGGCCGCCGTCGTCCGTGACTACGAGGCACACATAAACGGCCTGTACCGCTAA
- a CDS encoding dolichyl-phosphate-mannose--protein mannosyltransferase — MTQTSVPPVEANPSRPDQPASGTPGRKLEGHRWIRRPQEAFTESALQERLLGGIRSWRDYPPSLRLWFWLIPAITAAMGGILRFVRLDTPRSLVFDETYYVKDGYSLLVSGYERNWPDKANESFVAGNPGVILSSPEYVVHPPVGKWMIAAGMWLFGPDNPLGWRFGAAATGTLSILLIALIAQKLFHSLTLGAVAGLLLAVDGHHLVMSRTSLLDIFLMFWLLAAFGALLMDRDDGRRRLAARLGRQAAAAREGRPSVVQLVSGPWLGIRWWRIAAGVCLGLAVGTKWSALFFMAGFGLLTVFWDLSARRIAGIRGWISGGIIKDGIPAFLSIVPVAGLVYVATWTGWFQSKDAYFRHWADTNPSDQWGWLPAPLRSLAHYHLEAYKFHQGLSSDHPYEASAWSWLVMGRPTSFFYESPKQGSPGCDVANCTSAILSVGNPLIWWSAAVSLVILLFWWAGRRDWRAGAILAGVGAGYLPWFLYPERTMFTFYAVSFEPFLVLALTYCLGLVLGRRQDPVWRRRSGLYLVALFVAGAVLLSAFFYPIWTAEIIPYQDWRFRMWMPSWI; from the coding sequence GTGACGCAGACCTCCGTACCTCCTGTCGAGGCCAATCCGTCCCGCCCGGACCAGCCGGCGTCGGGGACCCCGGGACGCAAGCTTGAGGGGCACCGGTGGATCCGCCGGCCGCAGGAAGCGTTTACGGAAAGTGCCCTCCAGGAACGGCTGCTGGGCGGAATACGCTCCTGGCGCGACTATCCGCCGTCGCTGCGGCTGTGGTTCTGGCTCATACCGGCCATCACCGCCGCGATGGGCGGCATCCTTCGTTTCGTCCGCCTCGACACTCCGCGGAGTCTGGTGTTCGACGAAACCTACTACGTCAAGGACGGGTATTCGCTGCTGGTCAGCGGGTACGAACGCAACTGGCCGGACAAGGCCAACGAATCCTTCGTGGCCGGGAACCCCGGCGTCATCCTCTCCTCCCCCGAGTATGTTGTGCACCCGCCGGTCGGCAAGTGGATGATCGCGGCAGGAATGTGGCTGTTCGGCCCGGACAACCCGCTCGGCTGGCGGTTCGGTGCTGCCGCGACCGGGACGCTGTCCATCCTCCTGATCGCCCTGATCGCGCAGAAACTCTTCCACTCGCTGACGCTGGGGGCCGTGGCAGGACTCCTGCTGGCAGTTGACGGCCACCACCTGGTGATGTCCAGGACCTCCCTGCTGGACATCTTCCTGATGTTCTGGCTGCTCGCCGCCTTCGGTGCCCTCCTGATGGACCGCGACGACGGCCGACGCCGGCTGGCCGCCAGGTTGGGCCGCCAGGCCGCGGCCGCTCGGGAGGGCAGGCCATCCGTGGTCCAGCTGGTTTCCGGGCCCTGGCTTGGCATCCGCTGGTGGCGCATTGCCGCGGGCGTCTGCCTGGGCCTCGCCGTCGGCACCAAGTGGTCGGCGCTGTTTTTCATGGCCGGCTTTGGACTCCTGACCGTCTTCTGGGACCTGAGCGCGCGCCGGATCGCCGGCATCCGGGGATGGATCAGCGGCGGCATCATCAAGGACGGAATTCCCGCTTTCCTGAGCATCGTGCCCGTGGCCGGCCTCGTGTACGTGGCCACCTGGACCGGCTGGTTCCAGTCGAAGGACGCGTACTTCCGCCATTGGGCCGACACCAACCCGTCGGACCAGTGGGGCTGGCTCCCGGCGCCCCTGAGGTCCCTGGCCCACTATCACCTGGAAGCGTACAAGTTCCATCAGGGACTCAGCTCCGACCACCCGTACGAGGCAAGCGCCTGGAGCTGGCTGGTGATGGGCCGGCCCACGTCGTTCTTCTACGAGTCCCCCAAGCAGGGAAGCCCGGGCTGCGACGTTGCCAACTGCACGTCGGCCATCCTCTCAGTGGGCAATCCCCTGATCTGGTGGAGCGCCGCTGTTTCGCTGGTGATCCTGCTGTTCTGGTGGGCCGGGCGCCGCGACTGGCGGGCCGGGGCCATTCTGGCCGGGGTCGGCGCCGGCTACCTCCCTTGGTTCCTGTATCCGGAACGCACCATGTTCACTTTTTACGCCGTCTCCTTTGAACCGTTCCTGGTCCTCGCCCTGACATACTGCTTGGGCTTGGTGCTCGGGCGGCGGCAGGACCCGGTGTGGCGCCGGCGATCCGGGCTCTACCTCGTGGCACTGTTTGTGGCCGGTGCGGTGCTGCTCTCGGCATTCTTCTATCCCATCTGGACGGCGGAGATCATTCCCTACCAGGACTGGCGGTTCCGGATGTGGATGCCGTCCTGGATCTAG
- the rsmI gene encoding 16S rRNA (cytidine(1402)-2'-O)-methyltransferase — MDGRPGRIVLAATPIGNVGDASPRLVELLTTADIVAAEDTRRLHRLVQNLGVTVAGRIISYHEHNEAAKTAELLDQVRAGKTLVMVTDAGMPSVSDPGFRLVEGAVAAGLTVTAVPGPSAVLTALALSGLPTDRFCFEGFLPRKAGERASRLSELDAERRTMVFFEAPHRLEPMLRALRERFGGDRPAAVCRELTKTYEEVIRGTLGDLLQWAESNEVRGEIAVVVGGAPEREPGKPEDHVAAVNGLIAQGIRLKEAVAAVADDAKVSKRELYSAVLAAR, encoded by the coding sequence GTGGATGGAAGGCCGGGCAGGATCGTGCTCGCAGCGACGCCCATCGGCAATGTCGGCGACGCCTCCCCGCGGCTTGTCGAACTCCTCACAACGGCTGACATCGTTGCCGCCGAAGACACCCGGCGCCTGCACCGGCTGGTGCAGAACCTCGGCGTAACCGTGGCCGGAAGGATCATCAGCTACCACGAACACAACGAGGCTGCGAAGACCGCCGAACTCCTGGATCAGGTGCGGGCCGGCAAGACCCTCGTGATGGTCACCGACGCTGGAATGCCGTCCGTCTCGGATCCGGGGTTCCGGCTTGTCGAGGGTGCGGTGGCGGCCGGCCTGACGGTCACCGCCGTGCCGGGGCCGTCCGCGGTCCTGACAGCACTCGCGCTGTCCGGGCTCCCCACGGACCGATTTTGTTTTGAGGGATTCCTTCCCCGCAAGGCGGGCGAACGTGCCTCCCGGCTGTCCGAACTCGACGCCGAACGCCGGACCATGGTTTTCTTCGAGGCGCCCCACCGGCTGGAACCGATGCTCCGGGCGCTGCGCGAGCGGTTCGGCGGCGACCGCCCGGCAGCAGTCTGCCGTGAGCTGACCAAGACCTATGAAGAAGTCATCCGCGGCACGCTGGGGGATCTGCTCCAATGGGCGGAAAGCAACGAGGTGCGCGGTGAGATTGCCGTGGTGGTGGGCGGTGCCCCGGAGCGTGAACCGGGCAAGCCGGAGGACCATGTGGCCGCCGTCAACGGTCTGATTGCCCAGGGCATCAGGCTGAAGGAAGCCGTGGCGGCCGTCGCGGACGACGCCAAAGTCAGTAAGCGGGAACTCTATTCCGCGGTCCTGGCGGCCCGCTAG